The following are from one region of the Gossypium hirsutum isolate 1008001.06 chromosome D03, Gossypium_hirsutum_v2.1, whole genome shotgun sequence genome:
- the LOC107929275 gene encoding LOW QUALITY PROTEIN: myosin-2 heavy chain (The sequence of the model RefSeq protein was modified relative to this genomic sequence to represent the inferred CDS: inserted 1 base in 1 codon): protein MFKSARWRSDKNRSKAVFKLQFHATQVTQLNVQALMISVVPGDGGKPRTKLEKATVLDGNCRWENPVYETVKFARDPKTGKINERIYHFIISSGLGKGGGLVGEASIDFAAYADAIKISTVSLPFKNSNSKAILHVSIQRLQENADQREVEEIENASIESQDRSLKVDENIKNESTEDVTFSKITHNVELLGNCRGSNGSDITISSSDSISGLNTPQELGMRNNNINQDPYLSSMNSTSVIPKATSITSTAIYEEWSAGSDLGMSTDDSNSSQDTFPRENSQHGSDNEIEKLKNEIISLSRQVDVSDLELQALRKRIVKESKRGQDLSREVVTLKGERDALKLECKKLKACEKRMDDAKVKSRLQIESGDPWVLVEEIRQELNHEKALNSSLQLQMQKTQESNAELILAVHNLEEMLDAKNMEASNPPNNKSGSHVSAEELRVIISGNHTDDDDDDEQRELEQLVKEYRDTKETSVLEQKIMDLHREMEVYKRDKDDLEAQMEQLALDYEILKQENHNISYKLEQSQLQDQLNMQYDCPSSFANINELEARIECLESELNKKSKESSGSLTTINELETHINSLEEELEKQAQVYEMDLESIIQAKVEQEQRAIRAEEALRMTRWKNANTAESLQEEFRRLSMQMAFTSDANQKVATKALTEASELRLQKNELEELLKKANEELQSVKEDYQAKLCYFFNQVNLKSNQIVQMLKEIDDKSKQLEHQKKHEEEVSXDFSQEIQNLKAEIDKLTTENKCLREQAQQTEKLTLELDHIKAFAEEIEVQNQRGNLERNELVSTIALMRVEKEAAAESLQSELDTLKTQCTELKWSVYEVEVEKEKLRKQVVELKDDLKKKEDAVTTMEKKLKESNERAAVSDGTKTPLEDDKSAMVPLSPIEVASLREKVMLLEGQIKSKETALETSTNVFLEMEKDLQKKIDELESRVEELSERSTSFWKCQLQKVCKYSKDTSNDIISMPFAKSKYDSLSEKEQSIVDKDGNQDELIAELESLRERNKSMENELKDMQERYSEISLKFAEVEGARQQLVMTVRTLKNTKRS, encoded by the exons ATGTTTAAGTCGGCGAGATGGAGGAGCGACAAGAACAGGAGCAAAGCCGTCTTCAAGCTTCAGTTCCATGCAACTCAA GTTACGCAGTTGAATGTGCAAGCATTGATGATATCAGTGGTCCCTGGCGATGGAGGAAAACCGAGAACAAAGCTAGAAAAGGCGACGGTTCTAGACGGTAACTGTCGGTGGGAAAATCCAGTTTACGAGACCGTTAAATTTGCTCGGGATCCAAAGACTGGGAAGATCAATGAAAGAATCTACCATTTTATTATATCATCA GGATTGGGAAAAGGAGGAGGTTTAGTTGGGGAAGCTTCAATTGATTTTGCTGCTTATGCTGATGCAATTAAAATTTCCACCGTTTCTCTTCCATTTAAGAATTCAAATTCTAAAGCAATTTTGCAT GTTTCAATTCAGAGGCTGCAGGAAAATGCTGATCAAAG AGAGGTGGAAGAAATTGAAAATGCGAGCATTGAATCGCAAGATAGGAGCTTGAAGGTCGATGAAAACATTAAGAACGAATCCACTGAA GATGTGACTTTCAGCAAAATCACCCACAATGTTGAATTGCTTGGGAACTGTAGAGGATCCAATGGATCTGATATTACCATTTCAAGTTCTGATAGCATCTCTGGACTTAATACTCCACAAGAACTTGGAATGAGAAACAACAACATCAACCAGGACCCTTATCTGTCATCTATGAATAGCACCTCAGTTATTCCTAAAGCAACATCAATTACTTCCACAGCAATCTACGAGGAATGGTCAGCAGGGTCTGATCTTGGAATGAGTACTGATGACTCAAACAGTTCTCAGGACACCTTTCCGCGAGAAAATTCCCAACATGGTTCAGATAATGAGATTGAAAAGCTCAAGAATGAGATCATTTCTTTGTCCAGACAAGTGGATGTGTCGGATTTGGAATTACAGGCTCTTAGGAAACGAATTGTAAAGGAGAGCAAAAGGGGGCAGGATCTCTCGAGGGAAGTTGTTACTTTGAAAGGAGAGAGAGATGCACTCAAATTAGAGTGCAAGAAGCTGAAAGCCTGTGAGAAGCGAATGGATGATGCAAAAGTGAAAAGCAGGCTGCAGATTGAGAGTGGGGACCCCTGGGTTCTTGTTGAAGAAATCAGACAAGAGTTGAATCATGAGAAGGCATTGAATTCCAGTCTTCAGTTACAAATGCAGAAGACGCAGGAGTCAAATGCTGAGTTAATTCTTGCTGTACACAACTTAGAAGAAATGCTGGATGCGAAGAATATGGAGGCATCCAATCCACCCAATAACAAATCAGGATCCCATGTCAGTGCTGAAGAATTGAGAGTAATCATCTCAGGAAATCACACAGATGACGATGATGATGACGAGCAGAGGGAATTGGAACAACTCGTTAAAGAATATAGAGACACCAAGGAAACCTCTGTACTTGAACAAAAGATCATGGACCTTCACAGAGAGATGGAGGTCTACAAGAGAGATAAAGATGATCTTGAGGCACAAATGGAGCAGCTAGCACTTGACTATGAGATACTGAAGCAGGAAAATCACAACATCTCCTACAAACTAGAGCAAAGCCAACTGCAAGATCAACTAAATATGCAGTACGATTGCCCATCTTCCTTTGCTAACATAAATGAACTCGAGGCTCGAATAGAGTGCTTGGAAAGCGAACTCAACAAGAAGTCAAAAGAATCCTCTGGCTCCTTAACTACCATAAACGAACTAGAAACCCACATCAACAGCTTGGAGGAAGAGTTAGAGAAACAGGCACAAGTATATGAAATGGATCTAGAATCTATCATACAAGCCAAAGTTGAGCAGGAGCAAAGAGCTATCCGAGCAGAGGAAGCCTTGCGAATGACAAGATGGAAGAATGCTAATACAGCTGAAAGTCTGCAGGAGGAATTTAGAAGGCTCTCGATGCAGATGGCCTTTACATCTGATGCAAATCAAAAGGTGGCTACAAAAGCTCTGACTGAAGCTAGTGAACTACGCTTGCAGAAAAATGAGCTGGAAGAACTACTCAAGAAAGCTAACGAAGAGCTGCAATCAGTTAAGGAGGATTATCAGGCAAAACTCTGTTACTTTTTCAATCAAGTGAATTTAAAATCAAATCAGATAGTGCAGATGTTGAAGGAAATTGATGATAAATCAAAGCAGCTTGAACATCAAAAGAAGCATGAAGAAGAAGTTA GGGACTTTTCCCAAGAGATCCAGAACCTAAAAGCTGAGATTGACAAGCTGACTACAGAAAATAAATGCCTTCGTGAACAAGCTCAACAGACAGAAAAGTTGACACTGGAGTTGGATCACATCAAAGCATTTGCTGAAGAAATTGAAGTGCAGAATCAAAGAGGAAATTTAGAAAGAAATGAGCTGGTGAGTACAATTGCTTTGATGAGGGTTGAGAAAGAAGCTGCAGCTGAATCCTTGCAATCAGAGCTGGACACCCTCAAAACACAATGCACTGAATTGAAGTGGTCTGTGTATGAGGTTGAAGTAGAGAAAGAAAAACTCAGAAAGCAAGTAGTTGAATTAAAGGATGACCTTAAGAAGAAGGAAGATGCTGTTACTACCATGGAAAAGAAGCTGAAAGAGAGCAATGAAAGAGCGGCAGTTTCTGATGGAACAAAAACACCATTAGAAGACGATAAATCTGCCATGGTTCCTCTCAGTCCTATAGAGGTTGCAAGCCTAAGGGAGAAAGTAATGCTGCTTGAG GGACAAATAAAGTCAAAGGAAACTGCTTTAGAAACGTCAACAAATGTCTTCTTGGAAATGGAGAAGGATCTTCAGAAGAAAATTGATGAGTTAGAAAGCAGAGTAGAAGAACTCAGTGAGCGCAGCACCAGTTTCTGGAAATGCCAACTCCAAAAG GTGTGTAAATATTCCAAGGATACATCAAATGACATTATATCAATGCCTTTTGCGAAAAG CAAGTATGACAGTTTGTCAGAGAAAGAACAGTCTATTGTCGATAAAGACGGTAACCAAGATGAATTGATAGCTGAACTAGAATCATTAAGAGAAAGAAACAAATCAATGGAAAATGAATTGAAGGATATGCAAGAACGATATTCCGAGATAAGCCTCAAATTCGCGGAGGTAGAAGGTGCACGACAACAGCTTGTGATGACTGTACGTACTCTAAAAAATACCAAGAGGAGCTGA